A region of Fusobacterium sp. DNA encodes the following proteins:
- a CDS encoding carbon starvation protein A, whose protein sequence is MFSFIISIIALIAGYIVYGKIVEKIFGIEPNRITPAKKLGDGVDYVEMGWKKAFLIQFLNIAGTGPIFGAVAGAMWGPAAFLWIVFGCIFAGAVHDFLIGMMSLRKDGASVAELVGENLGNGARKLMIIFSIILLVLVGVVFVTSPAAILNDLTGINKMVLIGIIIIYYLAATVLPIDKIIGRIYPIFGIALLVMAVGIGIGIVVQGYNIPEISLHNFHPAKQSIFPYLFITIACGAISGFHATQSPMMARCLENESEGRRVFYGAMISEGVVALVWAAAAMSFFGGTPGLGEALGHGGAAVVVNRISNTVLGRVGGALALLGVVACPITSGDTAFRSARLTIADAIGYKQGPVANRFIVAIPLFIVGISLCFIDFNILWRYFSWSNQTLATIALWAAAKYLNNHGKNYYIALIPAMFMTVVVTDYIVIAPEGFVRFFHGVPVTTIETIGLICGLVLSGVCTLGFIKSLKKEKITEAHV, encoded by the coding sequence ATGTTTAGTTTTATTATTTCAATAATAGCTTTAATAGCAGGTTATATTGTTTATGGAAAAATAGTTGAAAAAATATTTGGGATTGAACCAAATAGAATTACACCAGCAAAAAAATTAGGTGATGGTGTTGATTATGTGGAAATGGGATGGAAAAAAGCATTTCTTATTCAGTTTCTAAATATAGCTGGAACAGGACCTATATTTGGAGCAGTAGCAGGAGCAATGTGGGGACCAGCAGCATTTTTATGGATTGTATTTGGATGTATATTTGCAGGAGCAGTTCATGATTTTTTAATTGGAATGATGTCTTTAAGAAAAGATGGGGCAAGTGTTGCAGAATTAGTTGGAGAAAATCTTGGTAATGGAGCAAGAAAACTTATGATAATTTTCTCAATTATTCTTCTAGTACTAGTTGGAGTTGTATTTGTAACAAGTCCAGCAGCTATATTGAATGACCTTACAGGTATAAATAAAATGGTATTGATTGGTATTATAATTATATATTATTTAGCAGCCACTGTATTACCAATAGATAAAATAATTGGAAGAATTTATCCAATATTTGGAATTGCATTATTAGTAATGGCAGTAGGAATAGGTATAGGAATAGTAGTTCAAGGGTATAACATTCCTGAAATATCTTTACATAATTTTCATCCAGCAAAACAATCAATTTTTCCATATTTGTTTATAACAATAGCTTGTGGAGCAATCAGTGGATTCCATGCTACTCAATCTCCAATGATGGCTAGATGTCTTGAAAATGAGTCTGAAGGAAGAAGAGTATTCTATGGTGCAATGATTTCTGAGGGTGTTGTAGCTTTAGTATGGGCAGCAGCAGCAATGAGCTTCTTTGGTGGAACACCAGGATTAGGAGAAGCATTAGGACATGGAGGAGCTGCAGTTGTAGTAAATAGAATTTCCAATACAGTATTGGGAAGAGTAGGAGGTGCTTTGGCTCTATTAGGAGTTGTTGCATGTCCAATAACATCGGGAGATACAGCATTTAGAAGTGCAAGACTTACTATAGCTGATGCAATTGGATATAAACAAGGTCCAGTAGCAAATAGATTTATAGTAGCAATACCTTTATTTATTGTTGGTATTTCACTATGTTTTATAGATTTTAATATCTTATGGAGATATTTTAGCTGGTCTAACCAAACTCTTGCTACAATTGCACTTTGGGCAGCAGCTAAATATTTAAATAATCATGGAAAAAATTACTATATAGCTCTTATTCCAGCAATGTTTATGACAGTAGTTGTTACTGATTATATTGTAATAGCTCCTGAGGGATTTGTAAGATTTTTCCATGGAGTTCCAGTGACTACTATTGAGACTATAGGATTAATATGTGGATTAGTATTATCAGGAGTATGTACTTTAGGATTTATAAAAAGTTTAAAAAAAGAAAAAATTACTGAAGCACATGTATGA